A portion of the Pelodiscus sinensis isolate JC-2024 chromosome 20, ASM4963464v1, whole genome shotgun sequence genome contains these proteins:
- the LOC142819149 gene encoding uncharacterized protein LOC142819149: MLGAVVPSTWRAMLRLGLARVGRSLCPRPPAPLRPAAPPPCTRAGPGPADGWLCSPPAPRRRHQAAGGAQPHVVDLRSDTVTRPSPEMRQAMAQAEVGDDDYGEDPTVNELQRVAAQLLGMEEALFVPTSTMANLISVMCHCQRRGAQLFVGREAHLHVFEQGGAAQVAGVHSQVLQDLPDGTLDLDELEAAIRAGHGSRYHPRSALVCLENTHSSAGGRVLPLAYLREVHLLAERYGLRVHMDGARLLNAAVAQAVSPAQIAQHCDSVSLCFSKGLGAPAGALVAGSRGFVAEAWRVRKLLGGGMRQAGVLAAAARVGLERMEETLQRDHDNARSFAQGVRELDSPICCVEPRAVETNMVLVTVAAPWLHPAELCERLQAVSEEEVAATGSAVSVRLFPWAARSLRAVWHCDVSARDTQLATAKLRFVAEQCRRERSAGP; encoded by the exons ATGCTGGGCGCTGTAGTCCCGAGTACGTGGAGGGCGATGCTGCGGCTGGGGCTGGCTCGCGTGGGCCGCTCGCTCTGCCcgcggccccccgcccccctgcgccccgcggccccgcccccctgcacgcGGGCAGGCCCCGGCCCGGCCGacgg ctggctgtgcTCTCCGCCGGCCCCTCGCCGCCGGCACCAAGCAGCCGGGGGGGCGCAGCCCCACGTGGTGGATCTGCGCAGCGACACGGTGACCAGGCCCAGCCCGGAGATGAGACAGGCCATGGCCCAGGCCGAGGTGGGGGATGACGACTATGGGGAGGACCCGACGGTCAATG AGCTGCAGCGCGTGGCCGCCCAGCTCCTAGGAATGGAGGAGGCTTTGTTTGTGCCAACATCGACCATGGCAAACCTCATCTCCG TGATGTGCCATTGCCAGCGCCGGGGGGCGCAGCTGTTCGTCGGGAGGGAGGCCCATCTGCATGTCTtcgagcagggaggggctgcgcAG GTAGCCGGGGTCCATtcccaggtgctgcaggacctgCCAGATGGCACCTTGGACCTCGACGAGCTGGAGGCTGCAATCCGCGCAGGCCACGGCAGCCGGTACCACCCTCGCTCGGCGCTCGTCTGCCTGGAGAACACCCACAGCTCCGCAGGAGGCCGGGTGCTCCCCCTGGCCTACCTCAGGGAG gtgcacctgctggccgAGCGCTACGGGCTGCGTGTGCACATGGACGGGGCGCGGCTGCTGAACGCGGCTGTGGCACAGGCCGTGTCCCCGGCTCAGATCGCCCAGCACTGCGACTCCGTCTCCCTCTGCTTCTCCAAG GGGCTGGGTGCGCCGGCCGGGGCGCTGGTCGCCGGGAGCCGAGGGTTCGTGGCGGAGGCATGGCGCGTGCGGAAGCTCCTCGGCGGAGGGATGCGCCAGGCGGGGGTGCTGGCGGCGGCTGCACGTGTGGGCCTGGAGCGCATGGAGGAGACGCTGCAGAGAGACCATGACAACGCCCGCAGCTTTGCCCAAG GCGTCCGGGAGCTCGACTCGCCCATCTGCTGCGTGGAGCCCCGGGCCGTGGAGACCAATATGGTGCTGGTGACGGTGGCCGCGCCCTGGCTGCACCCCGCGGAGCTGTGTGAGCGCCTGCAGGCCGTGAGCGAGGAGGAGGTGGCCGCGACGGGAAGCGCTGTCAGCGTGCGGCTCTTCCCCTGGGCAGCCCGCTCCCTGCGGGCCGTCTGGCACTGCGACGTCTCCGCACGGGACACCCAGCTGGCCACCGCCAAGCTGCGGTTCGTGGCCGAGCAGTGCAGGCGGGAGCGCAGCGCCGGGCCCTAG